In a single window of the Rhineura floridana isolate rRhiFlo1 chromosome 3, rRhiFlo1.hap2, whole genome shotgun sequence genome:
- the LOC133382201 gene encoding ADP-ribose glycohydrolase OARD1-like isoform X2 — MASARSAKEERIRYIQGDLFTCPGTDSLAHCISEDCHMSAGIAAIFKKKFGGVQELLNQKKKTGDVAVLKRENRYVYYLDWVWT; from the exons ATGGCTAGCGCCCGGTcggcaaaagaagaaagaatcagGTACATACAGGGAGACCTTTTTACATGTCCTGGAACAGACTCCTTGGCTCACTGTATCAGTGAGGATTGTCATATGAGTGCTGGCATAGCTGCCATTTTTAAGAAGAAGTTTGGTGGTGTTCAGGAGCTCTTGAACCAGAAAAAGAAGACTGGGGATGTGGCTGTTCTGAAGAGAGAGAATCGATATGTGTACTATCT AGATTGGGTGTGGACTTGA
- the LOC133382201 gene encoding ADP-ribose glycohydrolase OARD1-like isoform X1, giving the protein MASARSAKEERIRYIQGDLFTCPGTDSLAHCISEDCHMSAGIAAIFKKKFGGVQELLNQKKKTGDVAVLKRENRYVYYLITKNKYFHKPTYDNLRKSLEAMKIHCLNNAVTCISMPKIGCGLDRLNWSKVSTMLDEVFEDTDVSITVYTL; this is encoded by the coding sequence ATGGCTAGCGCCCGGTcggcaaaagaagaaagaatcagGTACATACAGGGAGACCTTTTTACATGTCCTGGAACAGACTCCTTGGCTCACTGTATCAGTGAGGATTGTCATATGAGTGCTGGCATAGCTGCCATTTTTAAGAAGAAGTTTGGTGGTGTTCAGGAGCTCTTGAACCAGAAAAAGAAGACTGGGGATGTGGCTGTTCTGAAGAGAGAGAATCGATATGTGTACTATCTGATTACAAAGAACAAATACTTTCATAAGCCTACCTATGACAATCTACGGAAGAGCTTGGAAGCGATGAAAATCCATTGTCTTAATAATGCTGTAACTTGTATTTCTATGCCAAAGATTGGGTGTGGACTTGACCGCCTGAATTGGAGTAAAGTTTCAACAATGCTTGATGAAGTATTTGAGGATACAGATGTTAGCATTACAGTTTATACCCTTTAA